The genomic region TCACGCCAAACTCAGAAAATTGCTCATCGTAGTGTCATACGTGTATCAATGGCTGTGACCAATGGACTACTGGCGAAACCCCGAGGTGGCGACGCGAATGTGTTGCCTGCCCCCAGCTATAAATAAGGGAACTTCCTAGCTTTCTTCACCATCTGCTTGGGACATCCTCAGGTTGTGAAGGAGCCTGACTCATCGAAGCAGCCCGGCATTCCTACCATGATTGGCTGTCCGCTCTGTGCGGGAGCGCTGGCATTTCGTCTGGAAGGTCATGGGCATGTGCAGCTCTGCTGCACCGTCGGGCACACGTTTTCGCCGTCCGATGCCTATAAAGCGAAGGAGGAGGAACTCGAACGAACGCAATGGTCCGTGATCGTGCTTCTCAAACACCTGCAAATGCTGGCCGCGATCATGCGAGAGCACGACGACCTCGAACGTGGTATGCGTCCTTCACTAGCTGAGCGGGAGATTCAGATCAAGCAGCACATTCAGAGCTATGAGCGACTGATTCACGACACGAAACCGGCTCAATCCCGTCCACCGCATGCTGAGCCACCGGCGGGGGAATGACCGATCAAGCCTCCAGCAGACGCAATGTCATCGTCATCGGCGCCTCGCTGGGAGGCGTGAATGCCTTGCAGTACCTGTGCGCGAACTTACCCAGTGATCTGCCCGCGACGGTTGGGGTCGTCATTCATCGCAGCCCCTGGTGGGTGAGTAACATCCCGGCGATCTATGGCCGAACGCCCGGCGGCATTCGTGTACAGGAAGCACAAGCTCATGATGTGCTGAAAGAGGGCGTGGTCTATTTCGCACCGGCGGATCACCACATGCAGTTCGGGAAGGGGGTCATTCAGCTCACGCGTGGACCTAAATTGCATTTTACACGGCCGGCGGCCGACGCTCTGTTCATTTCTGCGGCGAAGACCTTTGGTGATCGAGTCATCGGCGTGGTGCTCACGGGAGGAGGAGCCGATGGGGCGCATGGGTTGATCGCCATCAAGGCGTCCGGCGGAGTGTCGGTTGTGCAGGACCCGAAAGAAGCCGTTGATCCGAGCATGCCGGTCAATGGGATCCGGATGGACAGCGTGGATCACGTGACGCCCCTCGCGGAGTTGCCGAAGCTGCTCTGGTGCCTGACGACAGAAGTAGCTGAAAAGCGACTTTAACACTTCAGATTCGACACTTCGGAGGTGTTTTATCAGAAGATACGACAGTGCTCTCCACTGGATCCTTCTGAAATGTTGTGGATCGAATTAGATTCAGGTGTCTGTCGGCCTATCACCCTGGATGAGTATATCTATCCAGTTACTCCTACCCATAGTGGCAGGAGTGATTCGGACATTGGCATTCTCCTTGCTCGATCTCAACAAGTACGTGGCATGATGATGAATACGCGTACGACCAACAGCCCACAATCTCCACAGTCCAGGGTGCTCATGCGTGTCTGGAGCTGGCTCGTATATGATGCCGTTGAAGCTGACGCGATGTGCCTGTGCGCCTGCCATTTAGGTGCAGTCAGGCACAGCACCGCTTGTATCTGCGCTCCGTGCCCGAGTTGTAGGCTCCGGATTCAAGCCGCGAGGATGTCGGAACACCGATGCCAGTGTCGTGAAGCAGAGAAGGGAGGCCGGCAGAACGCAGTGGAAACGCCCAGAGCCGCATGAATCGGTCTTTCGCGATCCAGACTCCAGCCGGCGTATCGCAGGGCGACCCTCGAGACTCATTCCGAGCCAGGATAGATTGAGCCCAACCCGCCTAATTGGACCTGCGCCATTTGGCCGGCGTGATCCCCCAATCAACGATCGATCGGGTTGACGCTCCTGACTGCAATGAAGCAGCCTAGGATTCTGATAGACTTTGGCCTGAACGAACACAAGCCTTCCCAGTTCGATGTCTGGATGCCCATGCTTCAGCCTTTCAAAAGAATGTCCCGTTTCACGATCGCGACCATATTGATCCTCATCTGTCTGATCAGCACTCTGGAGTTCGTCGTCCAGGGATTGTCGCTCTTCCGTCTCGACGAAGCAGGATATGGAGATAGTTACATCCTGTACGACGTGCTCCAGTTTCAGAAAACGGGCAGGATCTATCGCAACCTGGCAGAGCCGCCTTTTTTGCCGGCGCAGTACAGCCCGCTCGTGTATGCGCTCTATTCACTTCCAGGACGCGTGGCGAGTTGGGACAATCCGTTCGTGGGGCCGCGGCTGCTCGCAATCGCGACATTCATCGCCTGTATCTGTGTGATGACATCCATCGTCCGTGTTCTCTTTCGTTCACGCCTGGTGTGGGTTTGGGGTCTTCTCCTTCCGTTTTCAATCGGCCCCATACCCGTCTGGATTCTCATGCTCCGTGGCGACTTTGCCGGACTCGCTCTCAGTCTGCTTGCCGTTCGATTGCTGTTATCCGACCTTCGCTGGGCGGTTCCGCTTTCCGCGGTCTGTGCAGGCCTGGCAGTACAAGTAAAGTTCACATTCGTCGCTGCAGCTCTCGCAGGCGCCGGATGGCTGCTGGTTCAAGGACGATGGCGTGAGGTTGTTCGGTTTGTGGGATTCTTTGCGGTCTCATCCCTTGGTCTGTATCTTCTCTACTCTCTTCGTGAGCCGGGAATGATGTCGCAAATGCTTGCCCTGTCTCCCGGTATCAGAAACGTTGCTGGAAACGTGGCGATCATGAAAAAGGTCGCCGGCGAACTCGTGATACTGCTCAGTCTGGTCGGCTTGGCCAGTGTGGAATGGCATGCGTCGGCACGGGAAACGCTCCTGGCTCTCTATCTTGCCACCACGTTCGTGGTGGCCGCTGTGACGGCCGTTCATGCGGGTGCGGATATCAACTACTATTGGGAAACGTTTTTCGCTGCCGTCCCGTTTGCTGTGCTCGGAGTGTTGCGACTACTGGAACTGGTGGAACGACATGCGGCGCTGGGCCCGGCACTGGCGGTCTTCCTGTTCATTCATTCCCTTGTTCCTGTTGCGATGAGCGCCGAAGAACGCATCCCCACGCTCAAACATGGTTGGGTGGACGCAGGGAACGATGAAATGCGCAAACTGAGCCACGCTCTCGCAGGCTCGCGCGTGTTCTCATCGTTTCCGCGGCTGGCACTCCTTACCCCGAATCCTCCCTTGATGGAACCCTTCCTTCTGTCTTACCTCCATCGCCTCGGAAAAGTGGATCTGAGGATCTTCACGGACCCCCTACTCAGACGGGAATACGATGTGGTGATCACCTATGCTTCGGCGGGCTCCTGGCGCAATGTGAAGCAGTTAGACCCGGAATTGCGGAGCGCCATCGAGAGTTCGTACAAGCCGTACTGCACGTTCCACCGTGGCCTGTTCCATTTCCCGGATGGTGAAGATCCGTCCACCAGCATCCTGAAGGAGCGTTTGACAGAGATCGGATGCTCGCCGGCTTCCGACGAAGCCAAGAAGAACTGGTAGGTCAGCGCTATAGGCATCCCGATACCAAGGTGCTAGAGTGACTGCCACGTCAGACCTGTGGTGGAAGTCTGAACGCAGCGTCCCGATACGATTGGTTGGCTATTCTCTTCTGTTCAGTGTCGAAACGCAGCTGAGCGCAGAGTGGTGAGCCATGCCAGGAGTCGTCACAGCCCCCTCTGCAACGCAAGTCAAGAAGCTGCCTCCTCTTTTCTTTCTGGGCAGTCTCCTGATCGTATTCGGCCTCGCGGTGTATTTTTTCGGGATCGCGTTCTCGATGTTCCGTCTCATCTTCCAGTTGGGAGAACCGTTCCATACGTGGAACATGACCATCCTATGGTATAGCGGTCTTCCCACCACACTGGGCCTTTGTCTCGCAGGTCTTGATCTGGCACTCCTGCTTCCCGCGAAGCGCAGAGAGTCGCGGCGAAAGGTTCTGGCTCCCGTTCTAGACAGACACGTGGTCGTGGCGTTGACCGCCTACAATGACGAAACGAGCATAGGGCTTGCGGTGGCGGATTTTGTAAGCCACCCCCTGGTCACGCGCGTGATTGTCGTCGACAACAATAGCCGCGATCGGACTTCCGAAGCCGCCGCGGAGGCGGGCGCGCGCATCGTTGTGGAAAAGGAACCGGGATATGGGCGATGCGTCTATAGATGTCTTAAGGAAGCCCTGAGCGAAGACGGCGAATTGATCGTCCTCTGCGAGGGCGATATGACCTTCCGCGCCGCCGACATTGACAAACTGCTGGCCTACGTCGACCATGCTGATGTCGTGAATGGCACGCGTATTGTCGAGCAGCTGCGGGATTACTCCACGCAGTTGTCGACGTTCATGTATTACGGTAATTTCTTTGTGGGAAAGTTGCTGGAACTCAAGCATCTGGGGCGCGGCACGTTCACGGACATCGGAACAACCTATAAGCTGCTTCGGCGGGACAGTCTTGTGCGTCTGATGCCGCAACTGAATCCGGCCGTCAACATGGAATTCAACGCGCACTTTCTCGATACGGCTCTTGGAAGCGGCGAACGGCTCGTCGAATGTCCGATTACGTTTCACCCCAGAGTGGGTGTCAGCAAAGGCGGCAATGTGAACAACGCGCGTGCGCTGAAAGTCGGGCTCCGGATGATCCTGGGCTTGTGCTTCGGATGGCCGACCTCTCATGACCCAAGAAACATACTTTAAGACTCGGTTCGCGCAGGATGCCCGACGCGATGTCCTTTGGCAGACGTTGTGTCGCTACTATTTCAATCATCGAATCGACCCTGACGATTGCGTGCTGGAACTTGGCGCAGGATATGGCTGCTTTATCAACGCCGTCGTCGCCAGGCGGCGAATCGCGGTCGATTCGTGGGATGGTTTCACCGCACATCTGGTATCCGGTGTCGAAGGCCACGTCGGTGACGTGACTGATCTCGGATTTCTCAAGCCTGCGTCGGTGAATTTCGTGTTCGCCAGCAACCTCTTCGAGCATGTCAGCCAGGAGGCCTTCGCGTCGGTACTGCAACAACTGAATACGGCGCTGGCGGACGGCGGAACACTGAATATCCTGCAGCCCAACTACTATTACGCGTACCGGGAGTACTTCGACGATTACACCCACCGCACCGTGTATACCCACAAGAGCCTATGCGATTTTCTC from Nitrospira japonica harbors:
- a CDS encoding chemotaxis protein CheB; this encodes MTDQASSRRNVIVIGASLGGVNALQYLCANLPSDLPATVGVVIHRSPWWVSNIPAIYGRTPGGIRVQEAQAHDVLKEGVVYFAPADHHMQFGKGVIQLTRGPKLHFTRPAADALFISAAKTFGDRVIGVVLTGGGADGAHGLIAIKASGGVSVVQDPKEAVDPSMPVNGIRMDSVDHVTPLAELPKLLWCLTTEVAEKRL
- a CDS encoding class I SAM-dependent methyltransferase, yielding MTQETYFKTRFAQDARRDVLWQTLCRYYFNHRIDPDDCVLELGAGYGCFINAVVARRRIAVDSWDGFTAHLVSGVEGHVGDVTDLGFLKPASVNFVFASNLFEHVSQEAFASVLQQLNTALADGGTLNILQPNYYYAYREYFDDYTHRTVYTHKSLCDFLEAHGYTVMECHPRFLPLTVRSRLPVSPALIRLYLSLPWKPMGKQMFIRAMVK
- a CDS encoding glycosyltransferase family 2 protein; this translates as MPGVVTAPSATQVKKLPPLFFLGSLLIVFGLAVYFFGIAFSMFRLIFQLGEPFHTWNMTILWYSGLPTTLGLCLAGLDLALLLPAKRRESRRKVLAPVLDRHVVVALTAYNDETSIGLAVADFVSHPLVTRVIVVDNNSRDRTSEAAAEAGARIVVEKEPGYGRCVYRCLKEALSEDGELIVLCEGDMTFRAADIDKLLAYVDHADVVNGTRIVEQLRDYSTQLSTFMYYGNFFVGKLLELKHLGRGTFTDIGTTYKLLRRDSLVRLMPQLNPAVNMEFNAHFLDTALGSGERLVECPITFHPRVGVSKGGNVNNARALKVGLRMILGLCFGWPTSHDPRNIL